A single genomic interval of Rhodopseudomonas palustris harbors:
- a CDS encoding Crp/Fnr family transcriptional regulator: protein MLPAVDWLRGFPALGELPETERSALAGAAMAMSLPAGASVFAPDQPCGMFILVCRGTVRVFQLDPAGNEIVLYRLGPGSICILTTLALLASDSYSAFAVTESPVEAVGLPAATFHDLIGRSAQFRSFVFNAQAARMADLMAVIQNVAFASIETRLASRLLALAADGRELSITHAQLAAEIGSAREVVSRHLKTFERRGWVSLGRGRVELRNAAPLRAAAQAAR from the coding sequence ATGTTGCCTGCTGTGGATTGGTTGCGCGGCTTCCCGGCGCTCGGGGAGCTGCCGGAGACGGAACGGAGCGCACTGGCAGGGGCCGCGATGGCGATGAGCCTGCCGGCCGGCGCCTCTGTGTTCGCTCCGGATCAGCCCTGCGGCATGTTCATTCTGGTGTGCCGCGGCACGGTACGTGTGTTCCAGCTCGATCCGGCCGGCAACGAGATCGTGCTGTATCGGCTCGGCCCCGGCAGCATCTGCATTCTCACCACGTTGGCGCTGCTCGCCTCCGACAGCTACAGCGCTTTCGCGGTGACCGAGAGCCCGGTTGAGGCGGTGGGCCTGCCGGCCGCGACGTTCCACGATTTGATCGGCCGCTCGGCGCAGTTCCGCAGCTTCGTGTTCAACGCCCAGGCTGCACGTATGGCGGATCTGATGGCGGTGATCCAAAACGTCGCGTTCGCCTCGATCGAGACGCGGCTGGCCTCGCGCTTGCTGGCGCTGGCGGCGGACGGCCGCGAATTGTCGATCACGCACGCCCAGCTCGCCGCCGAGATCGGCTCGGCGCGGGAAGTCGTCAGCCGCCATCTCAAGACCTTCGAACGCCGCGGCTGGGTCAGCCTCGGACGAGGTCGTGTTGAATTGCGCAATGCTGCCCCGCTGCGGGCTGCTGCGCAGGCTGCCCGCTGA
- a CDS encoding YgaP family membrane protein, which translates to MTVNMGMIDRLLRAIVGAGLIYWALTGGPIWAWIGVVPLLTAAIGFCPAYTLLGIKTCPTKS; encoded by the coding sequence ATGACTGTGAACATGGGAATGATCGATCGTCTGCTGCGCGCCATTGTCGGCGCCGGCCTGATCTATTGGGCGCTGACCGGCGGTCCGATCTGGGCCTGGATCGGCGTCGTCCCGCTGCTGACCGCGGCGATCGGCTTTTGTCCGGCTTACACGCTGCTCGGCATCAAGACCTGCCCGACCAAGTCTTGA
- a CDS encoding carboxymuconolactone decarboxylase family protein, with amino-acid sequence MHKNWIDLTGELSVALREVRTGAPDVMKGFSAIAQAALKANALDTKTKELIALAISVATRCDGCIGFHAEAAVKHGATRDEVMETMGMAIYMGAGPSVMYAAQAVEAYDQFVKKKAAATSPAE; translated from the coding sequence ATGCACAAGAACTGGATCGATCTGACGGGCGAGTTGTCGGTGGCGCTGCGCGAAGTCCGCACCGGCGCGCCGGACGTCATGAAGGGTTTCTCGGCGATCGCCCAGGCCGCGCTCAAGGCGAATGCGCTCGATACCAAAACCAAGGAGCTGATCGCTCTGGCGATCTCGGTGGCGACGCGGTGCGACGGCTGCATCGGCTTCCATGCCGAAGCCGCGGTGAAGCACGGCGCGACCCGCGACGAGGTGATGGAGACCATGGGCATGGCGATCTACATGGGCGCCGGCCCGAGCGTGATGTACGCCGCCCAGGCGGTCGAGGCTTACGATCAGTTCGTCAAGAAGAAGGCCGCGGCGACTTCGCCTGCGGAGTAA
- the ribB gene encoding 3,4-dihydroxy-2-butanone-4-phosphate synthase, with amino-acid sequence MAHPIQEVLQAFAAGEIVVVTDDDDREGEGDLVVAASLCTAEKMAFIIRHTSGIVCAPITMEDARRLRLDPMVAHNDSNHTTAFTVSIDYKPDNGTGISADERASCCRALANPNAGAADFARPGHIFPLIAREGGVLLRSGHTEAAVDLCKLAGLPPVGVISELMNDDGTVTKGAQVVAFAKKHNLKLVTIADLIAHRQAREKLIERVATFPVESPIGVMRGYAYRSPFDEIAHIAFVFNGVGDGKNVLTRFHKPNIVKEIFTGPRRMESVLAQFKKNGSGVLIYLRDGAAGVPVSPIDEQKTAEADRHRQWREIGVGAQILRDLGVTSIRHLTTSQIDYKGLSGFGIEIVGNEHLEGT; translated from the coding sequence ATGGCGCACCCGATTCAAGAAGTTCTGCAAGCCTTCGCCGCCGGCGAAATCGTCGTCGTCACCGATGACGATGATCGTGAAGGGGAAGGCGATCTGGTGGTCGCCGCCTCGCTGTGCACGGCGGAGAAGATGGCGTTCATCATCCGCCACACCTCGGGCATCGTCTGCGCCCCGATCACCATGGAAGACGCGCGGCGGCTGCGACTCGACCCGATGGTCGCGCACAACGACAGCAACCACACCACCGCCTTCACGGTTTCGATCGACTACAAGCCGGACAACGGCACCGGCATCTCGGCGGACGAGCGCGCATCGTGCTGCCGCGCGCTCGCCAATCCCAATGCCGGCGCCGCCGACTTCGCGCGCCCCGGCCACATCTTCCCGCTGATCGCGCGTGAGGGCGGCGTGCTGCTGCGCTCGGGACATACCGAGGCTGCGGTCGACCTGTGCAAGCTCGCCGGTTTGCCGCCGGTCGGTGTGATCAGCGAGCTGATGAACGACGACGGCACCGTGACCAAGGGTGCGCAGGTCGTCGCATTTGCCAAGAAGCACAATCTCAAGCTGGTTACGATCGCCGACCTGATCGCGCATCGCCAGGCCCGCGAGAAGCTGATCGAGCGCGTCGCCACGTTCCCGGTCGAAAGCCCGATCGGCGTGATGCGGGGCTATGCATATCGCTCGCCGTTCGACGAGATTGCCCACATCGCCTTCGTCTTCAACGGCGTCGGCGACGGCAAGAACGTGCTGACCCGGTTCCACAAGCCGAACATCGTCAAGGAGATCTTCACCGGTCCCCGGCGGATGGAATCTGTACTGGCGCAGTTCAAGAAGAACGGTTCCGGCGTGCTGATCTATCTGCGCGATGGCGCCGCCGGCGTGCCGGTGTCGCCGATCGACGAGCAGAAGACCGCCGAAGCCGACCGGCACCGGCAATGGCGCGAGATCGGCGTCGGTGCGCAGATCCTGCGCGACCTCGGGGTGACGTCGATCCGGCATCTCACCACGTCGCAGATCGACTACAAGGGCCTGTCGGGTTTCGGCATCGAAATCGTCGGCAACGAGCACCTTGAAGGCACCTGA
- a CDS encoding acyl-CoA dehydrogenase — protein MSVRAQTKDKPAQASFKWDDPLLLEDQLTEDERMIRDTARAYAQDKLLPRINQAYLEEKTDREIFNEMGALGLIGVTLPEEYGCANASYVAYGLVAREIERVDSGYRSMNSVQSSLVMYPIYAYGDENQRKKYLPKLASGEWVGCFGLTEPDAGSDPGGMKTKAEKVADGYRLTGSKMWISNAPIADVFVVWAKSAAHDNQIRGFILEKGMKGLSAPKVGGKLSLRASITGEIVMDGVVVPEDALLPNVSGLKGPFGCLNRARYGISWGAMGAAEDCFHRARQYTLDRKQFNRPLAATQLVQKKLADMETEITLGLQASLRVGRLMDEGKMAPEMISIVKRNNCGKALDIARMARDMHGGNGIQIEYHVMRHAQNLETVNTYEGTHDVHALILGRAITGLQAFS, from the coding sequence ATGAGCGTGCGCGCGCAAACCAAGGACAAGCCGGCTCAGGCGAGCTTCAAGTGGGATGATCCGCTGCTGCTGGAAGATCAGCTCACCGAAGACGAGCGGATGATCCGCGACACCGCGCGCGCTTACGCCCAGGACAAGCTGCTGCCCCGCATCAACCAAGCGTATCTCGAAGAGAAGACCGACCGCGAGATCTTCAACGAGATGGGGGCGCTCGGCCTGATCGGCGTCACGCTGCCGGAGGAATACGGCTGCGCCAATGCCAGCTACGTCGCCTACGGCCTGGTGGCACGCGAGATCGAGCGGGTCGATAGCGGCTATCGCTCGATGAACAGCGTGCAGTCGTCGCTGGTGATGTATCCGATCTATGCTTACGGCGACGAGAACCAGCGCAAGAAGTATCTGCCCAAGCTCGCCTCCGGCGAGTGGGTCGGTTGCTTCGGCCTCACCGAGCCTGACGCCGGCTCCGATCCCGGCGGCATGAAGACCAAGGCCGAGAAGGTCGCTGACGGCTATCGCCTCACCGGCAGCAAGATGTGGATCTCGAACGCGCCGATCGCCGACGTGTTCGTGGTGTGGGCGAAGTCGGCCGCGCACGACAACCAGATCCGCGGCTTCATCCTCGAGAAGGGCATGAAGGGCCTGTCGGCTCCGAAGGTCGGCGGCAAGCTCAGCCTGCGTGCCTCGATCACCGGCGAGATCGTGATGGACGGCGTGGTCGTTCCGGAAGATGCGCTACTGCCGAACGTGTCGGGCCTCAAGGGGCCGTTCGGCTGCCTCAACCGCGCGCGCTACGGCATCTCCTGGGGCGCGATGGGCGCCGCGGAAGACTGCTTCCACCGCGCCCGGCAGTACACGCTCGACCGCAAGCAGTTCAATCGTCCGCTCGCTGCGACCCAGCTCGTGCAGAAGAAGCTCGCCGACATGGAGACCGAGATTACCCTCGGTCTGCAGGCCAGCTTGCGCGTCGGCCGGCTGATGGACGAGGGCAAGATGGCCCCGGAGATGATCTCGATCGTCAAGCGCAACAATTGCGGCAAGGCGCTCGACATCGCCCGGATGGCCCGCGACATGCACGGCGGCAACGGCATCCAGATCGAGTATCACGTGATGCGCCATGCCCAGAACCTCGAGACGGTGAACACCTACGAGGGCACCCACGACGTGCACGCGCTTATCTTGGGCCGCGCGATCACTGGGCTGCAGGCGTTTTCGTAA
- a CDS encoding MBL fold metallo-hydrolase, whose protein sequence is MSDESEPSDDVPFNREFGLQPGIVEEIRPGLRRVLCNNPSPFTFTGTVSYIVGRGKVAIIDPGPADEAHANALLNAVKGETVTHILVTHTHKDHSPGTPLIKQATGATVYAEGPHRASRPYFESETVSTESGADRNFKPDVEIRDSDMIEGDGWTIESVATPGHTANHMAFAWREGDALFVGDHIMGWSTTIVAPPDGSMPDYMASLDRLIGRDEQLYLSGHGAEILEGPRYSRFLKRHRLAREASILHRLGKGETDIPSMVRAIYIGIDPRLVSAAGYSVLAHLEDLVMRGVVATEGDPVISGRYRLAG, encoded by the coding sequence ATGAGCGACGAGAGCGAACCTTCGGACGATGTTCCGTTCAATCGCGAGTTCGGGCTGCAGCCGGGCATCGTCGAGGAAATCCGTCCCGGCTTGCGCCGCGTGTTGTGCAACAACCCGTCGCCGTTCACGTTCACCGGCACCGTCAGCTACATCGTCGGCCGCGGCAAGGTCGCGATCATCGATCCGGGTCCTGCGGACGAGGCCCATGCCAATGCGCTGCTGAACGCCGTCAAAGGCGAAACCGTCACGCACATCCTGGTCACCCACACCCACAAGGATCATTCGCCCGGCACGCCGCTGATCAAGCAGGCGACCGGCGCCACCGTCTATGCCGAAGGACCGCACCGCGCGTCGCGGCCGTATTTCGAGAGCGAGACGGTGTCGACCGAGTCCGGCGCCGACCGCAACTTCAAGCCGGATGTCGAGATCCGCGACAGCGATATGATCGAAGGCGATGGCTGGACCATTGAATCGGTGGCGACGCCCGGCCACACCGCCAACCACATGGCGTTCGCCTGGCGCGAAGGGGATGCGCTGTTCGTCGGCGATCACATCATGGGCTGGTCGACCACTATCGTGGCGCCGCCGGACGGCTCGATGCCGGACTACATGGCGTCGCTTGACCGGCTGATCGGACGCGACGAGCAACTTTATCTGTCCGGTCACGGCGCCGAGATTCTAGAAGGTCCGCGCTACTCGCGATTCCTGAAGCGGCACCGGCTGGCGCGCGAAGCCTCGATCCTGCACCGGCTCGGCAAGGGCGAGACCGACATTCCCAGCATGGTGCGGGCGATCTACATCGGCATCGACCCGCGCCTAGTCAGCGCCGCCGGCTATTCGGTGCTGGCGCACCTGGAAGATCTGGTGATGCGCGGCGTCGTTGCCACCGAGGGCGATCCGGTGATCAGCGGCCGCTACCGGCTGGCCGGTTAG
- a CDS encoding methyl-accepting chemotaxis protein, with translation MAFGLFRKRSPETAALNVVAASPPAAAEPTVAEADSAREILELLELELGSLIRQLERAAHSVTTGVQSTTSTLHTIRERTDALTGRTSAAQTTASSFSQAADKFTHSAHGIGAQVRQASQLADDASAAADEATANVERLRDSSAAIGNVVNLISQIARQTTLLALNSTIEAARAGAAGRGFAVVATEVKALAVQTQEATEEIKRKIDALQRDASSSADAVHRITSAISAIRPVFETVNGAVAEQNATTGEIAGNATSASTFIASVGDSAAEIDSATREAEQHGDEVARAGQNVTNFAEKLRARTAVLLKLGDREDARRREKLPCHLQIELDTSRGRITAPVYEISMDGVLISGPSAAALTTGQQLSAELQDIGACSIRIAEHGKAGALALFVAPDAALQNRIEDRLWAIRDENTEFVTRAIEAGHELSKIFERGIASGALTLEQMFDENYIEIAGTDPKQYRTQYLDWADRALPPFQESFLAKDRRMAFCVMIDRNGYLPVHNKLYSQPQRPGDVAFNTANSRNRRIFNDPAGLAAGRNTRSFLIQSYARDMGGGQTVMMREIDVPVRVRGRHWGGFRTAYKL, from the coding sequence ATGGCGTTCGGCCTATTTCGCAAGCGGTCGCCGGAAACGGCGGCCCTGAACGTCGTGGCGGCCTCGCCCCCGGCTGCAGCCGAACCGACGGTCGCGGAAGCCGATTCCGCCCGTGAAATCCTCGAATTGCTGGAGCTGGAGCTCGGCTCGCTGATTCGGCAGCTCGAACGTGCTGCCCATTCCGTGACCACCGGGGTGCAGTCGACCACCTCGACGCTTCACACCATCCGCGAGCGCACCGACGCCCTCACCGGCCGGACCAGTGCCGCCCAGACGACCGCGAGTTCGTTCTCCCAGGCGGCCGACAAATTCACCCATTCGGCCCATGGCATCGGCGCACAGGTCCGTCAGGCATCGCAACTCGCCGACGACGCCAGCGCCGCGGCCGACGAGGCCACAGCCAATGTCGAGCGGCTGCGCGATTCGTCGGCTGCGATCGGCAATGTGGTCAATCTGATCTCCCAGATCGCCCGGCAGACCACCCTGCTGGCGCTGAACTCCACGATCGAGGCGGCCCGCGCCGGCGCCGCCGGCCGCGGCTTCGCCGTGGTGGCGACCGAGGTCAAGGCGCTGGCGGTGCAGACCCAGGAGGCGACCGAGGAGATCAAGCGCAAGATCGACGCCCTGCAGCGCGACGCGTCCAGCTCGGCCGACGCCGTCCATCGTATCACCAGCGCGATCTCGGCGATCCGGCCGGTATTCGAGACAGTCAACGGCGCGGTGGCCGAACAGAACGCCACCACCGGCGAAATCGCCGGCAACGCCACCTCGGCGTCGACCTTCATCGCCTCGGTCGGCGACAGCGCCGCCGAGATCGACAGCGCCACCCGCGAGGCAGAACAACACGGCGACGAGGTCGCCCGCGCCGGCCAGAACGTAACCAACTTCGCCGAGAAGCTGCGGGCCAGGACCGCGGTTCTACTCAAGCTCGGCGACCGCGAAGACGCACGACGCCGCGAGAAGCTGCCGTGCCACCTGCAGATCGAACTCGACACTTCGCGCGGCAGGATCACCGCGCCGGTGTACGAAATCTCGATGGACGGCGTGTTGATCAGCGGCCCATCCGCCGCCGCCCTGACGACCGGCCAGCAACTCTCCGCCGAGCTGCAGGACATCGGCGCCTGCAGCATCCGCATCGCCGAGCACGGCAAGGCCGGGGCGCTGGCGCTATTCGTCGCCCCCGACGCGGCGCTGCAGAACCGGATCGAGGATCGGCTATGGGCGATCCGCGACGAGAACACCGAGTTCGTCACCCGCGCGATCGAGGCCGGGCATGAACTTTCGAAGATCTTCGAACGCGGCATTGCGTCAGGCGCGCTGACGCTGGAGCAGATGTTCGACGAAAACTACATCGAGATCGCCGGAACCGATCCGAAGCAATACCGCACGCAGTATCTCGACTGGGCCGACCGCGCGCTGCCACCGTTCCAAGAAAGCTTTCTGGCCAAGGACCGGCGGATGGCGTTCTGCGTGATGATCGACCGCAACGGTTATCTGCCGGTGCACAACAAGCTGTACTCGCAGCCGCAGCGGCCGGGCGACGTCGCGTTCAACACCGCCAACTCACGCAACCGCCGGATCTTCAACGATCCGGCCGGGCTCGCGGCAGGGCGCAATACCCGCTCGTTCCTGATCCAGAGCTACGCCCGCGACATGGGCGGCGGCCAGACCGTGATGATGCGCGAGATCGATGTGCCGGTGCGGGTGCGCGGTCGCCACTGGGGCGGCTTCCGCACCGCCTACAAACTATGA
- a CDS encoding YebC/PmpR family DNA-binding transcriptional regulator, with protein sequence MAGHSQFKNIMHRKGRQDAQRSKLFSKLAREITVAAKLGTPDPAMNPRLRAAVLAARAENMPKDNIERAIKKAIGGDSENYDEIRYEGYGPGGVAVIVEALTDNRNRAASDIRSFFTKSGGNLGETGSVSFMFDRTGIIEYDADKASADDMLDAAIEAGADDVVSSEAGHEIYASQETFRDVAKALEAKFGEARKAAVIWKPQNTVAVDDETGEKLFKLMDALNDHDDVQNVYANFEVSDALMAKMAG encoded by the coding sequence ATGGCCGGACATTCGCAATTCAAGAACATTATGCACCGCAAGGGCCGCCAGGACGCACAGCGGTCCAAGCTGTTCAGCAAGCTCGCCCGCGAAATCACCGTCGCTGCCAAGCTCGGCACCCCGGACCCGGCAATGAACCCCCGGTTGCGGGCGGCGGTGCTCGCGGCGCGCGCGGAAAACATGCCGAAGGATAACATCGAGCGCGCGATCAAGAAGGCGATCGGCGGCGACTCAGAGAACTACGACGAGATCCGCTACGAGGGTTACGGCCCCGGCGGCGTCGCAGTGATCGTCGAAGCGCTGACCGACAACCGCAACCGCGCTGCATCGGACATCCGCTCGTTCTTCACCAAGTCCGGCGGTAACCTCGGTGAAACCGGCTCGGTGTCGTTCATGTTCGACCGCACTGGGATCATCGAGTACGACGCCGACAAGGCTTCCGCCGACGACATGCTGGATGCCGCGATTGAAGCCGGCGCGGACGATGTGGTGTCGTCGGAGGCCGGCCACGAGATCTACGCGTCCCAGGAAACCTTCCGCGACGTTGCCAAGGCTCTCGAGGCCAAATTCGGCGAGGCCCGCAAGGCCGCGGTGATCTGGAAGCCGCAGAACACGGTCGCGGTCGACGACGAGACCGGCGAGAAGCTGTTCAAGCTGATGGACGCCCTCAACGACCACGACGACGTCCAGAACGTCTACGCCAACTTCGAAGTCTCTGACGCCCTGATGGCGAAGATGGCGGGCTGA
- the ruvC gene encoding crossover junction endodeoxyribonuclease RuvC has protein sequence MTAVSIRRPIRILGIDPGLRRTGWGVVDSDGNRLVYIACGSVEPRDTLPLAERLLAIHDGLAKVLAAHAPAEAAVEQTFVNKDGAATLKLGQARGVAMLVPAMHGLLVAEYAPNLVKKTVVGAGHADKTQIQMMLKILLPKADPKTADAADALAIAITHAHHRGAAQRLKAVGA, from the coding sequence ATGACCGCAGTCTCGATTCGTCGCCCGATCCGCATCCTCGGCATCGACCCCGGCCTTCGCCGCACCGGCTGGGGGGTGGTCGACAGCGACGGCAATCGGCTGGTCTATATCGCGTGCGGCTCGGTCGAGCCGCGGGATACGCTGCCGCTGGCCGAGCGGCTGCTGGCGATTCATGATGGGCTGGCGAAAGTGCTGGCCGCCCACGCGCCGGCTGAGGCCGCGGTCGAGCAGACCTTCGTAAACAAGGACGGCGCCGCGACGCTGAAGCTCGGCCAGGCGCGCGGCGTGGCGATGCTGGTGCCGGCGATGCATGGCCTTTTGGTCGCGGAATACGCGCCTAATCTCGTCAAGAAAACCGTGGTCGGCGCCGGCCATGCCGACAAGACCCAGATCCAGATGATGCTGAAGATCCTGCTGCCCAAGGCCGATCCGAAAACCGCCGACGCCGCCGACGCCCTCGCCATCGCCATCACCCACGCCCACCACCGCGGCGCCGCGCAGCGGCTGAAGGCGGTGGGGGCATGA
- the ruvA gene encoding Holliday junction branch migration protein RuvA, producing MIGKLKGIIDSYGEDYVILDVQGVGYQVHCASRTLQALPSPGEAATLSIETYVREDQIKLFGFRTDTEREWFRLLQTVQSVGAKVALAVLSTLPPHDLANAIALRDKAAVARTPGVGPKVAERIVTELKDKVPALSAVDPAVVKLSGAIDDNRAPRAVADAISALVNLGYGQPQAAAAVATASRTAGEDAETAQLIKLGLKELSK from the coding sequence ATGATCGGCAAGCTCAAGGGCATCATCGACAGCTACGGCGAGGACTACGTGATCCTCGACGTGCAGGGCGTCGGCTATCAGGTACACTGCGCCAGCCGCACCCTGCAGGCGCTGCCGTCGCCGGGTGAAGCGGCGACGCTGTCGATCGAAACCTATGTGCGCGAGGATCAGATCAAGCTGTTCGGTTTCCGCACCGACACTGAGCGCGAGTGGTTCCGGCTGCTGCAGACGGTGCAGAGCGTCGGCGCCAAGGTGGCGCTGGCAGTGCTGTCGACATTGCCGCCGCACGACCTCGCTAACGCGATTGCGCTACGCGACAAGGCCGCGGTGGCGCGCACGCCCGGCGTCGGGCCGAAGGTCGCCGAGCGCATCGTCACCGAGTTGAAGGACAAGGTTCCGGCGCTCAGTGCGGTCGACCCCGCAGTGGTGAAGCTCTCCGGCGCGATCGACGACAATCGGGCGCCGCGCGCAGTGGCGGATGCGATTTCGGCGCTGGTTAATCTCGGCTATGGCCAGCCGCAGGCGGCGGCCGCGGTCGCCACAGCCTCCCGCACTGCCGGTGAGGACGCCGAGACGGCGCAGCTGATCAAGCTCGGCCTGAAGGAGCTGTCGAAGTGA
- a CDS encoding cytidine deaminase: MSITEADRALIDAAIEAITKRYRNDWQEVGAALLTRTGKRYVAVNLDAYLGRMAVCAEAVALGQVITELGEAGIDTIVAVRHPKPHDSDREVRVVSPCGACRELIWDYDRNARVLVPGPDGVEAVGISDLLPNKYSRERML, translated from the coding sequence GTGAGTATCACCGAGGCCGACCGCGCGCTGATCGACGCCGCGATCGAGGCAATCACCAAGCGCTATCGCAATGATTGGCAGGAGGTCGGCGCCGCGCTGCTGACCCGCACCGGCAAGCGTTATGTGGCGGTCAATCTCGACGCGTATCTCGGCCGGATGGCGGTGTGCGCCGAAGCTGTCGCTCTCGGTCAGGTGATCACCGAGCTTGGAGAGGCCGGGATCGACACCATCGTGGCGGTTCGCCATCCCAAGCCCCACGATTCCGACCGCGAAGTCCGCGTCGTGTCGCCGTGCGGCGCGTGCCGCGAACTGATCTGGGACTACGACCGCAACGCCCGTGTGCTGGTGCCTGGGCCGGATGGTGTCGAAGCCGTCGGGATCAGCGATCTGCTGCCGAACAAATACAGCCGGGAGCGGATGTTGTGA
- the ruvB gene encoding Holliday junction branch migration DNA helicase RuvB produces MTDPSRLVTPERRGDDLGDAALRPQNLSEFVGQQQARANLQVFIDAARKRKEALDHVLFVGPPGLGKTTLAQIVARELGVGFRATSGPVIAKAGDLAALLTNLEERDVLFIDEIHRLSPSVEEVLYPAMEDFQLDLIIGEGPAARSVKIDLSKFTLVGATTRAGLLTNPLRDRFGIPIRLNFYTIEELESIVTRGARVLGTPITADGANEIARRARGTPRIAGRLLRRVRDFASAADAEAIDRTIADHALGALEVDSAGLDAMDRRYLTTIALNYGGGPVGVETMAAALSEPRDAIEDIIEPYLIQCGYLQRTPRGRLLTDHAFRHLGLAAPSRDPAQFGLFGDTGDQE; encoded by the coding sequence ATGACTGACCCCTCCCGTCTCGTCACACCCGAGCGCCGCGGTGATGACCTCGGCGATGCGGCGCTGCGGCCGCAGAATCTGTCCGAGTTCGTCGGCCAGCAGCAGGCGCGCGCCAACTTGCAGGTGTTCATCGACGCCGCGCGCAAGCGCAAAGAGGCGCTCGATCACGTGCTGTTCGTAGGTCCCCCGGGCCTCGGCAAGACCACCCTGGCGCAGATCGTGGCGCGCGAGCTCGGCGTCGGATTTCGCGCCACATCGGGACCAGTGATTGCGAAGGCCGGCGATCTCGCAGCCTTGCTGACCAATCTCGAAGAACGCGATGTGTTGTTCATCGACGAGATTCACCGTCTCAGCCCGTCGGTCGAGGAGGTGCTGTATCCGGCGATGGAGGACTTCCAGCTCGACTTGATCATCGGCGAAGGCCCGGCAGCCCGCTCGGTGAAGATCGATCTGTCGAAGTTCACCCTTGTTGGCGCCACCACGCGCGCCGGCCTCCTGACCAATCCGCTGCGCGACCGCTTCGGCATTCCGATCCGGTTGAATTTCTACACGATCGAGGAGCTGGAGAGCATCGTCACCCGTGGTGCGCGCGTGCTCGGGACTCCGATCACGGCTGACGGCGCCAACGAGATCGCCCGCCGCGCCCGCGGCACGCCGCGCATCGCCGGCCGCCTGCTGCGCCGGGTCCGCGACTTTGCTTCCGCAGCCGATGCCGAAGCGATCGACCGCACCATCGCCGACCATGCGCTTGGCGCGCTGGAAGTCGATAGTGCGGGCCTCGATGCGATGGATCGGCGTTACCTCACCACGATCGCGCTCAACTATGGCGGCGGCCCGGTCGGTGTCGAGACGATGGCAGCGGCTCTGTCCGAGCCGCGCGACGCCATCGAGGACATCATCGAACCGTATCTGATCCAGTGCGGTTATCTGCAGCGCACCCCGCGCGGGCGCCTGCTGACCGACCACGCCTTCCGCCACCTCGGCCTCGCCGCCCCCTCGCGCGACCCGGCGCAGTTCGGGTTGTTTGGCGATACAGGGGACCAAGAGTAG
- the ybgC gene encoding tol-pal system-associated acyl-CoA thioesterase has product MADARLHHLSLDGAIIDGAHHMHVRVYYEDTDFSGIVYHANYLRFMERGRTNYLRLLGAAQSELFAEAESETPGFAFVVRSMQLDFLKSAKMDDLLEVITRPVEVRGASITMQQQIKRGDLVLMEAKVKVAFVSGGRARPIPIPLRVAMKADVA; this is encoded by the coding sequence ATGGCTGACGCTCGCTTGCATCATCTTTCCCTCGACGGCGCCATCATCGATGGCGCTCACCACATGCACGTCCGGGTCTATTACGAGGACACCGACTTCTCCGGCATCGTCTATCACGCCAACTACCTGCGCTTCATGGAACGGGGGCGGACCAATTATCTGCGGCTGCTTGGGGCGGCGCAGAGCGAGTTGTTCGCGGAAGCCGAAAGCGAAACCCCGGGCTTTGCCTTCGTGGTGCGGTCGATGCAGCTCGACTTCCTCAAGTCGGCAAAGATGGACGACCTGCTCGAGGTGATCACCCGGCCGGTCGAAGTCCGCGGCGCTTCGATCACCATGCAGCAGCAGATCAAGCGGGGCGATCTCGTGCTGATGGAGGCCAAGGTCAAGGTCGCGTTCGTCTCCGGCGGCCGCGCTAGGCCTATTCCGATACCGCTCCGGGTGGCCATGAAGGCGGACGTGGCCTGA